The proteins below are encoded in one region of Pseudomonas entomophila L48:
- a CDS encoding CaiB/BaiF CoA transferase family protein, whose amino-acid sequence MGALSHLRVLDLSRVLAGPWSGQILADLGADVIKVERPGSGDDTRSWGPPFLRDAQGENTSEAAYYLSANRNKRSVTIDFTQPEGQRLVRELAAKSDIVIENFKVGGLAGYGLDYQSLKAVNPQLIYCSITGFGQTGPYAKRAGYDFMIQGLGGLMSLTGRPEGEEGAGPMKVGVALTDILTGLYSTVAILAALAHRDQTGVGQHIDMALLDVQVACLANQAMNYLTTGTAPRRLGNAHPNIVPYQDFPTADGDFILTVGNDGQFRKFAEVAGQPQWADDPRFATNKQRVANRAELIPLIRQATVFKTTAQWIDELEKAGVPCGPINDLARMFQDPQVLARGLAVKMDHPLAGSVPQVASPIRLSQTPVEYRQAPPLLGEHTEVVLADVLGLDAGAVERLRAAGVL is encoded by the coding sequence ATGGGTGCGCTTTCCCATCTGCGGGTGCTGGATCTTTCGCGGGTACTGGCCGGCCCATGGTCTGGTCAGATCCTGGCCGACCTTGGGGCTGATGTGATCAAGGTCGAGCGTCCGGGCTCGGGTGATGACACCCGCTCCTGGGGGCCGCCCTTCCTGCGTGACGCCCAAGGCGAGAACACCAGTGAGGCGGCCTATTACCTGTCGGCCAACCGCAACAAGCGCTCGGTGACCATCGACTTTACCCAGCCGGAAGGTCAGCGCCTGGTGCGGGAGCTGGCGGCGAAGTCGGATATCGTCATCGAGAACTTCAAGGTCGGCGGGTTGGCTGGCTATGGGTTGGATTATCAGAGCCTGAAGGCGGTCAATCCGCAGCTCATCTATTGCTCGATCACAGGCTTTGGTCAGACGGGGCCGTATGCCAAGCGTGCGGGCTATGACTTCATGATTCAGGGGCTGGGTGGGCTGATGAGCCTGACCGGGCGTCCGGAGGGAGAAGAAGGTGCCGGCCCGATGAAGGTAGGGGTTGCCCTGACCGACATTCTCACCGGGCTGTATTCCACCGTGGCGATCCTGGCTGCCCTCGCCCACCGTGATCAGACCGGTGTTGGCCAGCACATCGACATGGCGCTATTGGATGTGCAAGTGGCCTGCCTGGCCAACCAGGCGATGAACTACCTCACCACGGGTACCGCTCCGCGTCGGTTGGGTAATGCGCATCCCAACATCGTGCCTTACCAGGACTTCCCGACGGCGGATGGTGATTTCATTCTTACCGTGGGGAACGATGGGCAGTTCCGCAAGTTCGCCGAGGTGGCGGGACAGCCGCAGTGGGCGGATGATCCACGGTTTGCCACCAACAAGCAGCGTGTTGCCAATCGGGCCGAGCTGATTCCATTGATTCGTCAAGCCACGGTGTTCAAGACCACGGCGCAGTGGATCGATGAGTTGGAGAAGGCGGGCGTGCCTTGTGGGCCGATCAACGACCTGGCGCGGATGTTCCAGGACCCGCAGGTGCTTGCGCGCGGGTTGGCGGTGAAGATGGATCATCCGTTGGCGGGCAGTGTGCCGCAGGTGGCCAGCCCGATCAGGTTGTCGCAGACGCCAGTGGAGTATCGGCAGGCGCCGCCGTTGTTGGGCGAGCATACCGAGGTGGTGCTGGCGGATGTGTTGGGCTTGGATGCAGGGGCTGTCGAGCGGTTACGGGCTGCTGGGGTGCTGTGA